The Stenotrophomonas sp. ASS1 genome segment GCGCTTCCAGCATGCGTGGGTCGGCCAGCGCCACCACATGCTCCTGCGGATCCACGCGCAGCGAGGTGTAGTCAATCAGCGAGGTGATCAGGTTGGACGGCATGCGCGCGTCCACGTCCCAGGCACCGGAGTCGTACTGCAGGCGGGTGAACCAGAAGTCGTAGCGCGAACTGCGCGGGCCTGACTGCGCCCAGGCTGGCAGCGCCGCCGCCGAAGCGGCAGCGGCCAACCAGCGCAGGCAGGCCCGGCGATCCATCAGACCGCGTCGGACAGCGAGGTGAAGGTGAAATCGCGCAGCTTCATCGGCGGGATCATCATCACGTAGCTGGATTCATCACCGGCCACGCGCACCGGCTTGCCCAGCTCTTCGATGTTGTTGAGCATGATCACCGGCGATTCGTTGAAGCGGAAGTTCTTCACCGGGTGCTTGATCTGGCCGTTCTCGATGTAGAAGGTGCCGTCGCGGGTCAGGCCGGTCAGCAGCACGGTCTGCGGATCGACCATGCGGATGTACCAGGTACGGGTGACCAGGATGCCCTTCTGGGTGCCGCGCACCAGCTCGGCGGTGCTCTTGTCGCCACCGCTCATCAGCAGGTTGCCCGGCGTTGCCTTGGCGGTCTTGCCCTGCTTCTGCGCCCAGAAGCGCGAGTAGTCCAGGTTGGCGATCTTGCCGTTCTCGATGATCGCCATGCGCTCGCGTGGCATGCCTTCGCCGTCCCACGGCAGCACCGGTGCGTCCGGATGCCACGGATCGGCAATCATGGTCACGCGCGGGTCGTAGACCTGCTCGCCCAGCTTGTTGCCGCCGCCCTTCTTGGACAGGAAGCTGCGGCCTTCATCGGCCGAGCGTGCGCTGAAGAAGTTCATCATGAAGCTGATCAGGCCTGCGGCCGCGGCCGGTTCCAGGATCACCGTGTACTTGCCGGGCTCCAGCGCCTTGGCTTCGGCCGACTCGGTGGCCTTGCGCATGGCGATGCGGATGTCCTGGTCGGCCTTGAAGTCGGCGGCATCCTTCAGGTTGCGGCCGACCCAGCCCGAACCGCGGCCATCTTCGGTACGCACGGTGCAGGTGTAATCGAAGTTGGTGGTGCGCTGGTAGGCGAAGTTGCCGTTGCTGTTGGCGGTGGCCTGGAAGCCCTGGCCGTCTTCGAGGAAGCCAGCGGCGATCAGGCCGTGGCCACGGCACGGGGCGATCGAATCGGCGGCGACCTTGGCGCGGAAGGCCGGATCGATCGCTGCAGTGGATTCGCTGAAGGTCGGGCTGGCGCGATAGCTCTGCTTGCCGATGGCCGGCATGAACTCCGGGTTCTCCGGCGCCAGGCGCGCCAGGTCTTCGGCGCGGCGTACCACGCGTTCCAGCGCGGCATCGTCGAACTCGTTGATCGAGGCGGTACCCACGCGCTTGCCGAAGGCGACGGTGACCGCCAGCTCGGTGTTGTCGACGATGCCACTGGTGGAGACGTTGTTCAGCGCGAAACGGATGTTGCCGCTGATCGCGCCGGCCAGCACGGCGGTGCATTCGTCGGCCTTGGACAGGGCGATGACCTTGTCGAGGATGGCCTTGGCCTGGGCTTCGGTGAAGATACTCATGGTGTAAGGGCTCCTGACCGATCAGCCGAGGCTGCGTGCGGTGTTGATGACGTTGATGCCGTTGAAGCGCGCGGTCGACGAACCGTGCGAGACCGCCGAGACCTGGCCCGGCTGGCCCTTGCCGTCGAAGAACGAACCGCCCAGGCGGTAGTCGCGCTCGTCGGCCACGGCGGTGCAGGCGTTCCAGAACTCCGGTGTGCGGATCTGGTAGGCCACGTCTTCCAGCATGCGGGTGATCTGGCCGTTCTTGATCTCGTAGAACAGCTGGCCGCCGAACTGCGCGTTGTAGCGCTGCTGGTCGATCGAGAACGAACCATCACCGATGATGTAGATGCCGTTCTCCACGTCCTTGATCAGGTCCGGCACGCTCAGCGGCTTCTTGCCCGGTGCCATCGACACGTTGGCCATGCGCTGGAACTGCACGCTGGACCACGAGTCGGCGTAGCAGCAGCCGTCGGACTCGGTCTTGCCGAGGATGTGGGCCTGGTCGCGGATGGTCTGGTAATCCACCAGTTTGCCGTTGCTGATCAGGTCCCAGCGCTTGCACTTCACGCCTTCATCGTCGTACGCCACCGCACCGAGGCTGCCCGGCTGGGTCTTGTCGGCGAAGATGTTGACCAGCTCGCTGCCGTACTGGAAATGCTGCTCGCGCTTGTCCAGGGTGGCGAAGCTGGTGCCGGCGTAGTTGGCTTCGTAGCCGAGCACACGGTCCAGCTCCAGCGGGTGGCCGATCGACTCATGGATGGTCAGCCAGGTGTGCGACGGGTCGAGCACCAGATCGTACTTGCCCGGCTTCACCGACGGGGCCTTCAGCTTTTCCTGTGCCTGCTTGGCGGCGGCGATGGCATCTTCCTTCATGTTGTAGGAAGAGCTGTAGTTGACCACGCCATTCGGGCTGACCACCTTGCCGGCAGCCGCGCCGTCCAGATACTCGTAGCCCAGGCCCATCGGCGAGGACAGGCCTTCGCGGGTACGGAACTTGCCGCTGGACTTGTCGATGGCGGTGATCGTCATCGGTGCCCAGATGCGGTGCACGTCCTGGTCGATATAGGAACCATCGGTGGAGGCGAAGTACTTCTGCTCGTTGACCAGGAACAGCATCGAGTTGACGAAGCTGGCACCGGCGCCCATCGCCGCAGCGTTGACGTCCAGCAGCAGGCCGACCTTGTCCTTGATCGGCACTTCCATCGCATTCTTGCGGATAGGCGTGCGCCAGCTCACCTCACCCACGCCCGGCGCCTTGGCCAGCTGTACCGGTGCGGTCTGCACGCCGGCATTGGCCTTGGCGATTGCTGCGGCCTGCTGCGCGGCCTTGGCTACATCGGCCGTACCCAGCGCATTGGTGGCGGCGAAGCCCCAGGCACCGTTGACGATCACGCGGATGCCCACGCCGGTGGACTCGGTGTTCACCACGTTCTGCACCTTGTCCTCTCGGGTGATCACGAACTGCCGCAGGTAGCGGCCGATGCGCACGTCGCAGTAGGTGGCACCGGCCTGGCGGGCAGCGGCCAGTGCTGCATCGGCCAGGCGCTTCTTCAGCCCCAGGTCCAGCGTGCTCTGCAGTTGTTCAGCGGCAATCGCCTTGCCGAAGAAGGAGGGCACGATCAGCCCGCCCGCGGTAAGCCCGGTCAGGGCCAGGAAGTCACGTCTTTGCAAGGCTGCTCTCCATGTCGAAGGATGGGTGGCTCAAGCGCCGAGACTGCGCGCGGTGTTGATGATGTTGATGCCGTTGAAGCGGGTGGTGGACGAACCGTGCGAGACCGCCGAGACCTGGCCGGGCTGGCCCTTGCCGTCGAAGAACGAACCGCCCAGGCGGAAGTCACGCTCGTCGCAGATCGCAGTGCAGGCATTCCAGAATTCCGGCGTACGGATCTGGTAGGCCGCATCCTCGACCATGCCGGCGATCTTTCCGTCCTTGATCTGGTAGTACAGCTGGCCGCCGAACTGCGCGTTGTAGCGCTGCTGGTCGATCGAATACGACCCACGGCCGTGGATGTAGATGCCGTTCTCCACGTCCTTGATCATGTCTTCGACGCTGAGCGGCTTTTTGCCCGGCGCCAGCGAGACATTGGCCATGCGCTGGAACTGCACGCTGGACCAGGAATCGGCGTAACTGCAGCCATGCGAGGCATCGCGGCCGAGGATGTGGGCCTCATCGCGGGTGGCCTGGTAATCGACCAGGATGCCGTCGCGCACCAGATCCCAGCGCTGGGTCTTCACGCCTTCGTCGTCGTAGCCGACCGCACCGAGGCTGCCCGGTTGGGTCTTGTCGGCGAAGAAGGTGACGATGTCGCTGCCCCAGCGGAAACCGGCATCGCGCTTGTCCAGCGTGGCGAAGCTGGTGCCGGCGTAGTTGGCTTCGTAGCCGAGCACGCGGTCCAGCTCCAGCGGGTGGCCAACGTTCTCGTGGATGGTCAGGAACAGGTTGGACGGGTCCAGCACCAGGTCGTACTTGCCCGGCTTCACCGACGGCGCCTTCAGCTTCTCGCGCGCGTGGCGGGCGGCGGCGATGGCGTCCTCGACCGGGTCGTAGGAATCGCGGTAGGCGGTGATGCCACCGGGCAGCTGCACCTTGCCGCGCGCATCGCCATCGAGGAACTCGTAGCCCATGCCCATCGGCGAGGACAGGCCGGCACGAGTGCGGAACCTGCCGCTGGCCTTGTCGATGGCGGTGGCAGTGAACGGCAGCCAGATGCGATGGATGTCCTGGTCGATGAACGAGCCGTCGCTGGAGGCGAAGTACTTCTGTTCATTGACCAGGAACAGGGTGGAATTGATGTAGTCGGCGCCCGCATTCAGCGCGGCGGCGTTGAGTGCCAGCAACAGCTCGACCTTGTCCTGGATCGGCACCGCCATCGCGTTCCTGCGCACCGGGGTCTGCCAGCGCACCTCGCCCACCGACGGCGTCGGTGCCAGCTGCACCGGCCGGGTCTGGATGCCGGCGTTGGCGCGGGCAATCGCTGCGGCCTGCTCGACCGCTGCGCGCACGGCAGCCTCGGTCTGCTGGTGGGTAGCGGCAAAGCCCCAGGCGCCGTTGACGATCACCCGCACGCCGACACCGGACGATTCGCGGTTGGTCACATTGCCGACCTGGTGCTCGCGGGTGATGACCGACTGGTTGAGATAGCGGCCGATGCGCACGTCGCAGTAGCTGGCCTTGGCTGTGCGTGCGGCGGCGAGCGCAACGTCCGCCAGGCGTCTGCGCTGGGCGGTATCGACCGGGGCGAGCAGCTGCTCGGCGGCGATGGCACGGGAATGCGGCAGCAGCAGGCCCGCCAGGCCCAGACCGGAAAAAGCCAGGAACTCACGTCGTTGCACAGCGTTTCTCTCTCTCGCTTGCGTGCGGTTGGCAACGGGCCGGACCGATCACGTCAACTCCTCGACTTTCGCCAGCGCGGCGCGTCCGGGCAAGTGACTGCAGTCATGGTTGGGTGGGTTTCGGCAGGGCTTGCAGCCCTGCACCTGCTCAATGCAACGGCAACGGCAACGGCCAAAGCCAGAGCGGCATTCCGTGGGTTGGTGGGGCGGTGTCGGACTGCGGGGACGCCGCAAGTACGTCCCTGTAGGCTTGGCAGCCGCATCCATGCGGCTGACACCCCGCAATCCGACACCGCCCCACCTTCGACAGGTTCACTCGGCTGTTGGTAGGTGTCGACCTTGGTCGACACGTCTGTCAGATATCGAAATGTATCCGGGGTCAGAGCCGTTCTCCTGCGGAAAACGGATCTGACCCCAAGAGCCGTTCCGACAGACCGCAGAAAACTGTCGAAGGCGGGGTGGGTCCGGTTGCGGGGGCGTGAGCGCCATGGATGGCGCGACCGAGCCTCCATGGGTGAGGGCGCTTTGCTTGCGAAGCACCGCTTCGCAAGCGCCCGAACGCACAGCCGCCAGCGGCTGGGCCGGACCCCGGAGGGGGATTCACGGCGTCCCCCGCAACCGGATCCACCCCGCCATCCCACAGGAAGCCCGCTGTTGCTGTTGCTTTGGCTGTTGCCGTTGCTCCGGCTTCGGCGGGTGCAGGGCGCCGAAGCCCTGCCGAGCAACACCCCCTCGTGCACAATGGGGCCGACCCCGCCTGGACACCGTCCCTGATGTCGAGCAAGCCGTATTCAGAAGCCTGCGAGCGCAACCGCGAACCCATCGCCACCGCACTCGACCCGTGGATGGGCGACCGCCATCGGCTGCTGGAGATCGGCAGTGGCACCGGCCAGCACGCGGCGTTCTTCGCCGAGCGCTGGCCGTGGCTGCGCTGGCAGCCCAGCGACCATCCGGACCATCTGCCGGGCATCGAGGCCTGGCGCGCGGAGGCGGCGTTGCTGAATCTGCTGCCGCCGGTGGCACTGCAGGTGGAACTACCCCCGGCGCCGGGCCTGTCGTTGCCCGAGGGCAGC includes the following:
- a CDS encoding TldD/PmbA family protein, with protein sequence MQRREFLAFSGLGLAGLLLPHSRAIAAEQLLAPVDTAQRRRLADVALAAARTAKASYCDVRIGRYLNQSVITREHQVGNVTNRESSGVGVRVIVNGAWGFAATHQQTEAAVRAAVEQAAAIARANAGIQTRPVQLAPTPSVGEVRWQTPVRRNAMAVPIQDKVELLLALNAAALNAGADYINSTLFLVNEQKYFASSDGSFIDQDIHRIWLPFTATAIDKASGRFRTRAGLSSPMGMGYEFLDGDARGKVQLPGGITAYRDSYDPVEDAIAAARHAREKLKAPSVKPGKYDLVLDPSNLFLTIHENVGHPLELDRVLGYEANYAGTSFATLDKRDAGFRWGSDIVTFFADKTQPGSLGAVGYDDEGVKTQRWDLVRDGILVDYQATRDEAHILGRDASHGCSYADSWSSVQFQRMANVSLAPGKKPLSVEDMIKDVENGIYIHGRGSYSIDQQRYNAQFGGQLYYQIKDGKIAGMVEDAAYQIRTPEFWNACTAICDERDFRLGGSFFDGKGQPGQVSAVSHGSSTTRFNGINIINTARSLGA
- a CDS encoding TldD/PmbA family protein, translated to MSIFTEAQAKAILDKVIALSKADECTAVLAGAISGNIRFALNNVSTSGIVDNTELAVTVAFGKRVGTASINEFDDAALERVVRRAEDLARLAPENPEFMPAIGKQSYRASPTFSESTAAIDPAFRAKVAADSIAPCRGHGLIAAGFLEDGQGFQATANSNGNFAYQRTTNFDYTCTVRTEDGRGSGWVGRNLKDAADFKADQDIRIAMRKATESAEAKALEPGKYTVILEPAAAAGLISFMMNFFSARSADEGRSFLSKKGGGNKLGEQVYDPRVTMIADPWHPDAPVLPWDGEGMPRERMAIIENGKIANLDYSRFWAQKQGKTAKATPGNLLMSGGDKSTAELVRGTQKGILVTRTWYIRMVDPQTVLLTGLTRDGTFYIENGQIKHPVKNFRFNESPVIMLNNIEELGKPVRVAGDESSYVMMIPPMKLRDFTFTSLSDAV
- a CDS encoding TldD/PmbA family protein yields the protein MQRRDFLALTGLTAGGLIVPSFFGKAIAAEQLQSTLDLGLKKRLADAALAAARQAGATYCDVRIGRYLRQFVITREDKVQNVVNTESTGVGIRVIVNGAWGFAATNALGTADVAKAAQQAAAIAKANAGVQTAPVQLAKAPGVGEVSWRTPIRKNAMEVPIKDKVGLLLDVNAAAMGAGASFVNSMLFLVNEQKYFASTDGSYIDQDVHRIWAPMTITAIDKSSGKFRTREGLSSPMGLGYEYLDGAAAGKVVSPNGVVNYSSSYNMKEDAIAAAKQAQEKLKAPSVKPGKYDLVLDPSHTWLTIHESIGHPLELDRVLGYEANYAGTSFATLDKREQHFQYGSELVNIFADKTQPGSLGAVAYDDEGVKCKRWDLISNGKLVDYQTIRDQAHILGKTESDGCCYADSWSSVQFQRMANVSMAPGKKPLSVPDLIKDVENGIYIIGDGSFSIDQQRYNAQFGGQLFYEIKNGQITRMLEDVAYQIRTPEFWNACTAVADERDYRLGGSFFDGKGQPGQVSAVSHGSSTARFNGINVINTARSLG